From the Streptomyces pluripotens genome, one window contains:
- a CDS encoding SigE family RNA polymerase sigma factor yields the protein MEQARAGEYDAFVVARWSVLFHLARLLTGGDRHRAEDLLQESLVKLWFVWPKVADEAPEAYVRKVLARAAARSARRRWWGERPVADLPEVAASGDLSATVAERSFLEAALAQLTPQQRAAVVLRYYQDLPDRQVAEVLGCPVGTARSHAARGVARLRRLLADAIESVG from the coding sequence ATGGAGCAGGCCAGAGCCGGTGAGTACGACGCATTCGTGGTAGCCCGCTGGTCGGTGTTGTTCCATCTGGCCCGTCTGCTCACCGGAGGGGACCGCCACCGGGCCGAGGATCTGCTGCAGGAGTCCTTGGTCAAGCTGTGGTTCGTCTGGCCGAAGGTCGCCGACGAGGCGCCGGAGGCGTATGTGCGCAAGGTGCTGGCGCGGGCGGCGGCCCGTTCGGCACGCCGGCGCTGGTGGGGCGAGCGGCCCGTGGCGGACCTGCCCGAGGTGGCGGCGTCCGGTGACCTGTCGGCGACGGTGGCCGAGCGGTCCTTTCTGGAGGCGGCACTGGCACAGCTGACGCCCCAGCAGCGGGCCGCCGTGGTGCTGCGCTACTACCAGGACCTGCCGGACCGGCAGGTCGCCGAGGTCCTGGGCTGCCCGGTCGGTACGGCCCGGTCCCATGCGGCGCGTGGCGTGGCCCGACTGCGTCGCCTCCTGGCCGACGCCATCGAATCGGTGGGGTGA